The following are from one region of the Nymphaea colorata isolate Beijing-Zhang1983 chromosome 7, ASM883128v2, whole genome shotgun sequence genome:
- the LOC116257344 gene encoding phytochrome C, whose amino-acid sequence MSSSNRGSCSRSSSSRSKHSARVVAQTTMDAKLHGDFEEAEKLFDYSNSIDANMLSAAGGSIPSSAVSLYLQRMQRGRLIQPFGCIIAVNEHTFSILAYSENAPEMLDLAPHAVPSIEQKDAITIGMDARTLFRPSSSAALQKAANFSEINLLNPLLVHCRNSGKPFYAILHRIDVGLVIDLEPVNPTDVPVTAAGALKSYKLAAKAISRLQALPSGNIGLLCQVLVREVSELTGYDRVMAYKFHEDQHGEVIAECKKPDLEPYLGLHYPATDIPQASRFLFMKNKVRMICDCTAPSVKVIQNEKLGQPLSLCGSTLRAPHGCHAQYMANMGSIASLVMSVVINDNDDEPANDNSQKGRKLWGLVVCHHTTPRFIPFPLRYACEFLIQVFAVQLNKEVELAAQLREKHILRTQTVLCDMLLRDAPVGIVTQSPNIMDLVKCDGAALYYGKQFWLIGTTPTEAQIRDIVCWLNDCHGGSTGLSTDSLMEAGYRGALALGDAVCGMAAVKITSRDFLFWFRSHTAKEIKWGGAKHDPVDKDEGTRMHPRSSFKAFLEVVKRRSLPWEDIEMDAIHSLQLILRGSLQEGAQSSPKAPDVQLDVAKARGRDELRIVANEMVRLIETAGVPIFAVDSFGKLNGWNMKAAELTGLAVEEAIGLLLIDLVEEDSVEVVKRTLLLALEGKEEKNVEIKLKTFGNLEENGPVILVMNACSSRDLKDNVVGVCFVAQDVTSQKVLMDNFTRIQGDYVAIVHNPNALIPPLFIMDAFGCCSEWNSAMEKLSGLKRKDVIGKVLVGEVFSLSGIGCQIKDHNALTKLRIVLNSVMAGQDTDKLLFGFFDQRGKYVEALLSTNKRIDAEGRIDGVLCFLRVACPELQHALQVQQVSEQAANNRLKELAYVRQELRNPLNGIMFTHKLMENSTLTKEQNQLLRTNVLCQQQLAKILDDMDLESIEECYLELNSVKFNLGEVLVAVTSQGMILSRERQVRLLHDWPSEVSSMYLYGDNLRLQQVLADFLLNALQFSQSSDGPVMFKVISRKRPIGTDVQVISLDFRIVHSAPGIPEALIQEMFRHSQGISKEGLSLHISQKLVKVMNGTVQYLREAERSSFIILVEFPLAYYGKPGEQTEHKVDPRSSIR is encoded by the exons ATGTCTAGTTCGAATAGGGGATCATGCTCCAGGAGCAGTTCATCACGGTCTAAACACAGCGCTAGGGTGGTAGCTCAGACGACCATGGATGCAAAGCTTCACGGCGATTTCGAGGAAGCGGAGAAGCTCTTCGATTACTCCAACTCAATTGATGCTAACATGTTGAGTGCTGCTGGCGGCAGCATTCCTTCTTCTGCAGTGAGTTTATACCTTCAACGGATGCAGCGGGGAAGGCTGATCCAGCCATTCGGGTGTATAATTGCTGTTAATGAACATACTTTCTCGATCTTGGCATACAGCGAAAACGCTCCTGAGATGCTGGATTTAGCTCCCCATGCGGTTCCAAGCATAGAGCAGAAAGATGCCATTACAATTGGCATGGATGCTCGGACTTTGTTCCGACCCTCGAGCTCTGCGGCATTGCAGAAAGCTGCTAATTTTAGTGAGATTAATCTCTTGAATCCTTTGCTGGTGCATTGTAGGAATTCTGGAAAACCATTCTATGCCATACTTCACAGGATAGATGTTGGTTTGGTGATCGATCTGGAGCCAGTTAACCCAACCGACGTACCTGTGACGGCGGCCGGAGCATTGAAATCATATAAGCTCGCAGCTAAGGCAATCTCCAGATTGCAGGCATTGCCTAGTGGTAATATAGGCCTGCTCTGCCAGGTTCTTGTTCGTGAAGTAAGCGAATTAACTGGCTACGATAGAGTGATGGCATATAAGTTTCATGAAGACCAGCATGGTGAGGTTATAGCCGAGTGCAAGAAACCTGATTTGGAACCTTATCTGGGTTTGCACTATCCAGCCACAGACATTCCTCAGGCCTCAAGGTTTCTATTTATGAAGAACAAGGTTAGGATGATTTGCGATTGTACCGCACCTTCTGTTAAAGTGATACAAAACGAGAAACTAGGGCAGCCATTGAGTTTGTGTGGGTCTACACTCAGAGCTCCTCATGGGTGTCACGCCCAATATATGGCCAATATGGGATCGATTGCCTCGCTTGTGATGTCGGTCGTGATaaatgataatgatgatgagcCTGCGAATGACAATTCTCAGAAGGGTAGGAAACTCTGGGGCTTGGTGGTTTGCCATCATACAACGCCGAGGTTCATTCCATTTCCTTTGAGATATGCATGTGAGTTCCTAATTCAGGTTTTTGCGGTGCAACTGAACAAAGAGGTTGAGTTAGCAGCTCAGCTTAGGGAGAAACATATTCTGCGGACGCAAACTGTGCTGTGTGACATGCTGCTTAGGGATGCACCGGTTGGAATTGTTACTCAATCACCAAACATCATGGACCTTGTCAAGTGTGATGGCGCGGCCCTATATTACGGAAAACAGTTCTGGCTTATCGGGACAACTCCAACAGAAGCTCAGATTAGGGATATCGTATGTTGGCTTAATGATTGTCATGGTGGTTCTACAGGTTTGAGCACAGATAGCCTCATGGAGGCAGGGTACCGAGGAGCATTAGCACTTGGAGATGCTGTTTGTGGCATGGCTGCTGTTAAAATAACTTCCAGAGACTTCCTCTTCTGGTTTAGGTCGCATACTGCAAAGGAGATAAAGTGGGGCGGTGCTAAACATGATCCTGTTGACAAGGATGAGGGTACGAGAATGCATCCAAGGTCTTCATTTAAAgcttttcttgaggttgttaaGCGAAGGAGCCTTCCCTGGGAAGATATTGAGATGGACGCCATTCACTCCTTGCAGCTTATACTGAGAGGATCATTGCAAGAAGGCGCTCAGTCTAGCCCCAAGGCCCCTGATGTCCAATTGGATGTTGCCAAGGCTCGAGGAAGAGATGAACTACGGATAGTTGCCAATGAAATGGTCCGTCTCATAGAAACGGCAGGTGTGCCCATTTTTGCTGTTGATTCTTTTGGAAAGCTCAACGGGTGGAACATGAAGGCTGCTGAATTGACAGGATTGGCTGTGGAGGAAGCCATTGGTTTGCTATTGATTGACCTTGTTGAGGAGGACTCAGTTGAGGTTGTGAAAAGAACGCTTCTATTGGCACTGGAAG gtaaagaagaaaaaaatgttgaaattaaGCTTAAAACATTTGGGAATTTGGAGGAAAATGGGCCTGTCATCTTAGTGATGAATGCATGTTCGAGCAGGGATCTAAAGGACAATGTTGTAGGGGTTTGCTTTGTTGCACAAGATGTGACCAGTCAGAAGGTTTTAATGGATAACTTCACCCGTATTCAAGGAGACTATGTCGCAATTGTACATAACCCAAATGCTTTAATTCCTCCATTATTTATAATGGATGCATTTGGCTGTTGCTCTGAGTGGAATTCGGCGATGGAAAAATTATCTGGGCTGAAGAGAAAGGATGTAATTGGCAAAGTGCTTGTTGGAGAGGTATTCTCCCTGAGTGGCATTGGTTGTCAGATCAAGGATCATAACGCACTGACAAAGCTCAGAATAGTATTGAATAGTGTGATGGCAGGTCAGGATACTGATAAGTTGCTATTTGGATTTTTTGACCAGCGTGGGAAATATGTGGAAGCATTGCTTTCCACAAACAAAAGAATTGATGCAGAGGGTAGAATTGATGGTGTACTTTGTTTTCTGCGTGTAGCATGCCCAGAACTCCAACATGCCTTGCAGGTGCAGCAAGTTTCAGAACAAGCTGCTAACAATAGACTCAAGGAGTTGGCATATGTTCGACAGGAACTAAGAAACCCACTTAATGGGATAATGTTTACCCATAAACTGATGGAGAATTCAACTTTAACTAAAGAGCAGAATCAACTTCTCAGGACGAATGTGCTCTGTCAACAACAGTTGGCTAAAATCTTGGATGACATGGATTTAGAAAGCATTGAGGAGTG TTATTTAGAGTTGAACTCGGTGAAGTTTAACTTGGGAGAGGTTCTAGTAGCAGTTACAAGTCAGGGAATGATTCTAAGCAGAGAACGGCAAGTTCGTCTTCTTCATGATTGGCCATCTGAAGTGTCATCCATGTACTTGTATGGTGATAACTTAAGGCTTCAGCAAGTGCTTGCAGACTTCCTACTTAATGCGCTGCAGTTTTCCCAATCATCAGATGGACCAGTTATGTTTAAGGTTATCTCAAGAAAAAGGCCTATTGGCACTGATGTGCAAGTTATCAGTCTAGATTTCAG AATTGTTCATTCAGCACCAGGAATCCCAGAAGCTCTCATTCAAGAGATGTTCCGCCACAGTCAAGGGATCTCTAAGGAAGGGTTAAGCCTCCATATCAGCCAAAAGCTTGTAAAGGTTATGAATGGCACTGTACAGTATCTTAGAGAAGCAGAAAGGTCATCCTTCATCATTCTTGTGGAGTTTCCTTTAGCTTATTATGGCAAACCTGGGGAACAAACTGAGCATAAGGTCGACCCAAGATCTTCAATAAGGTGA